In Rathayibacter sp. VKM Ac-2762, one DNA window encodes the following:
- a CDS encoding DUF255 domain-containing protein, with translation MADRLRSSVSPYLRSHADNPVDWFPWGEEAFAEAVRRDVPVMVSIGYSTCHWCHVMARESFSDPVLAARLNADFVAVKVDREEHPDVDTAYLTAASAFTRQLGWPLTAFATPAGETFFAGTYFPPRAVGGVPAFSDVLDAVSEAWRLRRDEVQATAGGLAAALREATAALPADAALPGDAELDGAVRALADEEDRVHGGFGGAPKFPVAPVLGFLASRPSGAALAERTLLALAASPLRDRDGGFFRYATQADWSDPHYERMLYDNAQLLDVAAVLLGHDGARMAELTGIAEGVAAFLLTTLERPGGGFASAQDSESIVDGQRSEGGYYLAEDRSRLAPPALDEKVVTGWNGLAIRALARAGRVLGREEWIDAARRAADAVLQRHLVDGRVAVRASLDGAVSAARPALEDLGMLAGGLLELALAEGRPRYAVAARTLIDGALDAADGPLPFALPGGGDPALTARGLLLAADPSEGAYPSGLSATADAAHELYLLTGSQRYREAAEAVVASIAPGAVRRPMGFGAVLGLASRLARPVRQLVVVGPGAAEAVQGARSAGIGVLVGVSDEGARDWADAGFELFEGRISREGLPTAYSCEAFVCALPTTRLPEELLTRP, from the coding sequence ATGGCCGATCGTCTGCGCTCCAGTGTCAGCCCCTACCTCCGCTCGCACGCGGACAATCCGGTCGACTGGTTCCCCTGGGGCGAGGAGGCGTTCGCCGAGGCGGTGCGCCGCGACGTCCCGGTGATGGTGTCGATCGGCTACTCCACCTGCCACTGGTGCCACGTGATGGCGCGGGAGTCGTTCTCGGATCCGGTGCTCGCCGCGCGGCTGAACGCGGACTTCGTCGCGGTGAAGGTCGACCGCGAGGAGCACCCGGACGTCGACACGGCCTACCTGACGGCCGCGAGCGCGTTCACCCGACAGCTCGGCTGGCCGCTGACGGCCTTCGCCACCCCCGCCGGCGAGACCTTCTTCGCCGGCACCTACTTCCCGCCGCGCGCCGTCGGCGGCGTGCCCGCCTTCTCCGACGTCCTCGACGCGGTCTCGGAGGCGTGGCGGCTGCGGCGCGACGAGGTGCAGGCGACGGCGGGCGGCCTGGCCGCGGCCCTGCGCGAGGCGACCGCGGCGCTGCCCGCCGATGCCGCGCTGCCCGGCGACGCCGAGCTCGACGGCGCCGTCCGCGCACTCGCGGACGAGGAGGACCGGGTGCACGGCGGCTTCGGCGGCGCCCCGAAGTTCCCGGTGGCCCCCGTGCTCGGGTTCCTGGCCTCGCGGCCCTCGGGAGCGGCGCTCGCCGAGCGCACGCTGCTCGCGCTGGCCGCGTCCCCTCTCCGCGACCGCGACGGAGGCTTCTTCCGCTACGCGACGCAGGCCGACTGGAGCGATCCGCACTACGAGCGGATGCTGTACGACAACGCGCAGCTGCTCGACGTCGCTGCCGTCCTGCTCGGGCACGACGGGGCCCGGATGGCGGAGCTGACCGGGATCGCGGAGGGCGTCGCCGCGTTCCTCCTGACCACTCTCGAGCGGCCGGGCGGCGGCTTCGCGTCGGCGCAGGACTCGGAGAGCATCGTCGACGGTCAGCGCTCGGAGGGCGGCTACTACCTCGCCGAGGACCGGTCCCGCCTCGCGCCTCCCGCTCTCGACGAGAAGGTCGTCACCGGCTGGAACGGCCTGGCGATCCGCGCGCTCGCCCGCGCCGGACGCGTGCTCGGACGGGAGGAGTGGATCGACGCCGCCCGGCGCGCGGCGGACGCGGTGCTGCAGCGGCACCTCGTCGACGGCCGCGTCGCGGTGCGCGCCTCCCTCGACGGTGCCGTCTCGGCGGCCCGCCCGGCGCTGGAGGACCTCGGGATGCTGGCCGGCGGGCTCCTCGAGCTCGCCCTGGCGGAGGGCCGCCCGCGCTACGCGGTCGCGGCGCGCACCCTGATCGACGGCGCGCTCGACGCGGCCGACGGCCCGCTGCCGTTCGCGCTGCCCGGGGGAGGAGACCCGGCGCTGACCGCGCGGGGACTCCTGCTCGCGGCCGATCCCTCCGAGGGCGCCTACCCCTCCGGCCTGTCGGCGACGGCGGACGCGGCGCACGAGCTGTACCTGCTCACCGGATCGCAGCGCTACCGGGAGGCGGCCGAGGCGGTCGTCGCCTCGATCGCTCCGGGCGCGGTCCGCCGGCCGATGGGCTTCGGCGCCGTGCTCGGGCTCGCTTCGCGGCTGGCTCGCCCGGTGCGGCAGCTGGTCGTCGTGGGCCCCGGAGCGGCGGAGGCGGTGCAGGGCGCACGGTCCGCCGGGATCGGCGTGCTGGTCGGCGTGTCCGACGAGGGCGCCCGGGACTGGGCGGACGCGGGCTTCGAGCTGTTCGAGGGGCGGATCTCGCGGGAGGGGCTGCCGACCGCCTACTCCTGCGAGGCCTTCGTCTGCGCCCTGCCGACGACCCGCCTCCCGGAGGAGCTGCTCACGCGGCCGTGA
- a CDS encoding PLDc N-terminal domain-containing protein, producing MNPQSLLVVLNIVLLLFAIRGVLSNPRLSKVAKVSWVAFIVIAPFIGSLAYLAVGRRGGSGGSGTVVRGTERPSGWFFER from the coding sequence ATGAATCCGCAGTCCCTGCTGGTCGTGCTGAACATCGTGCTGCTGCTCTTCGCGATCCGGGGCGTGCTGTCGAACCCGAGGCTCTCGAAGGTCGCGAAGGTCTCCTGGGTGGCGTTCATCGTGATCGCGCCGTTCATCGGCAGCCTCGCCTACCTGGCGGTGGGCCGTCGCGGCGGGAGCGGCGGAAGCGGCACGGTCGTGCGCGGCACGGAGCGGCCGTCGGGCTGGTTCTTCGAGCGCTGA
- the hrpA gene encoding ATP-dependent RNA helicase HrpA: MSDVLSIRYPPELPVSARREDIAAAIRDHQVVIVAGATGSGKTTQLPKICLELGRESIAHTQPRRIAARTIAERIAEELDDEVGGLVGYQVRFTDKASASTRIKLMTDGILLNEMNHDRMLSRYDTIIIDEAHERSLNIDFLLGYLHRLLPQRPDLKVIITSATIDPQSFAAHFADAAGEPAPIIEVSGRTYPVEIRYRPLVAEEPEEDDDTDVPDATSGSRDLMTGIADALAELAREDPGDVLVFLSGENEIRDAEDAIRGRNLPGTEVLPLYGRLSAADQHRVFEKGRTPGVRRRVVLATNVAETSLTVPGIRYVIDGGTARISRYSARSKVQRLPIEAVSQASANQRSGRSGRTSAGIAIRLYSEEDYLRRPEYTDPEILRTGLAAVILQMISLGLGDIASFPFLTPPDSRGIKDGLDLLTELGALRVPGSPSTASAAPRDAAPVRGTPPSAHSSGIPRKGAEAAPQLTRIGRDLARLPIDPRFGRMVIESRRHGVSREVMAIVAGLTIQDVRERPLERRSQADQQHARFVDPTSDFLTLLNLWNYVEEKQEELSSSAFRRLCKAEYLNYLRVREWQDVFRQLRQLARPLKLELGEPKVDPDGIHRSLLAGLLSHLGIKDTTSQQAQRAAKSRERQNVQYIGARNAKFSIFPGSALAKKLPDAVMSAELVETSRLFARSNAAIDPAWAEAIAGDLVKRQFSEPHWEKAQGAAVAYEKVTLYGVPIIARRRVQFSRIDASYARELFIRHALVEGEWESRHAFDRKNRALRAELERLEERTRRRDLLVDDEAVFDFYDRRLPRDITSVRSFDSWWRTTQHDEPDLLTMTQETLLPEDAEQIDETAFPTQWRQADQRFRLSYRFEPGTEEDGVTVHVPLALLPRVTPLGFDWLVPGLRAELVTAMIKALPKHLRRNVVPANDWARKLTASLPHDVPNPPTESFAATLAGAIRREAGVVVQPEDFDLERIPSHLRVTFAVADERGRTVAAGKELAPLAERLRGRVRDEVARVVEARVPDALERRGLKTWDMPELPRVTDTRQGGNTIRAYPALIDDGDSVSIRLLATAEDQAREHPRGVRRLLLLATPSPVAYVQQHLTSNEKLVLAQSPYQNTTALFTDCLLACVDAVLWRMKPDGMLFLRAEFDAVRDRVSASVMDAMFETVKTVTTILTTARGVEKALKASTSMALLPALTDAREQLSGLVYPGFVSATGVERLRHLPRYLGGITERFGKIAENVGRDRVWLNEVQAAQELYRSAGGVVPLPAHAPERIARARWMIEELRVSFFAQSLGTAESVSLQRIRKVLAG; this comes from the coding sequence ATGTCAGACGTGCTCAGCATCCGCTACCCGCCCGAACTCCCCGTGTCGGCGCGGCGCGAGGACATCGCCGCCGCGATCCGCGACCACCAGGTGGTCATCGTCGCCGGCGCGACCGGATCGGGCAAGACGACCCAGCTGCCGAAGATCTGCCTGGAGCTCGGCCGCGAGAGCATCGCGCACACGCAGCCCCGGCGCATCGCCGCGCGCACCATCGCCGAGCGCATCGCGGAGGAGCTCGACGACGAGGTCGGCGGGCTGGTCGGCTACCAGGTCCGGTTCACCGACAAGGCGTCCGCCTCGACGCGGATCAAGCTGATGACCGACGGCATCCTGCTCAACGAGATGAACCACGACCGGATGCTCAGCCGGTACGACACGATCATCATCGACGAGGCGCACGAGCGCAGCCTCAACATCGACTTCCTCCTGGGCTACCTGCACCGCCTGCTGCCGCAGCGCCCCGACCTGAAGGTGATCATCACCTCGGCGACGATCGACCCGCAGAGCTTCGCGGCCCACTTCGCCGACGCCGCCGGCGAGCCCGCGCCGATCATCGAGGTCTCCGGCCGCACCTACCCGGTCGAGATCCGCTACCGCCCGCTGGTCGCCGAGGAGCCGGAGGAGGACGACGACACCGACGTCCCCGACGCGACGAGCGGCAGCCGCGACCTGATGACCGGCATCGCCGACGCCCTGGCCGAGCTGGCGCGCGAGGATCCGGGCGACGTCCTGGTGTTCCTCTCGGGCGAGAACGAGATCCGCGACGCCGAGGACGCCATTCGGGGCCGCAACCTGCCGGGCACCGAGGTGCTCCCCCTCTACGGGCGCCTGTCGGCGGCCGATCAGCACCGCGTCTTCGAGAAGGGGCGCACCCCCGGCGTCCGCCGCCGCGTCGTGCTCGCGACCAACGTGGCGGAGACGAGCCTCACCGTCCCCGGGATCCGCTACGTGATCGACGGCGGCACGGCCCGCATCTCGCGCTACAGCGCGCGCTCGAAGGTGCAGCGGCTGCCGATCGAGGCGGTGTCGCAGGCCTCCGCGAACCAGCGCTCCGGCCGCTCGGGCCGCACCAGCGCGGGCATCGCGATCCGCCTCTACTCCGAGGAGGACTACCTCCGCCGCCCCGAGTACACCGATCCCGAGATCCTCCGCACGGGCCTGGCCGCGGTCATCCTGCAGATGATCTCGCTCGGACTGGGCGACATCGCCTCGTTCCCGTTCCTCACTCCGCCCGACTCCCGCGGCATCAAGGACGGCCTCGATCTGCTCACGGAGCTCGGCGCCCTCCGCGTCCCCGGCTCCCCCTCCACCGCCTCCGCTGCTCCACGGGATGCCGCTCCGGTGCGCGGCACACCGCCGAGCGCGCACTCGAGCGGCATCCCGCGCAAGGGGGCGGAGGCCGCGCCGCAGCTCACGCGCATCGGGCGCGACCTCGCGCGGCTCCCCATCGATCCGCGCTTCGGCCGGATGGTGATCGAGTCACGCCGCCACGGCGTCAGCCGCGAGGTGATGGCGATCGTCGCGGGCCTCACGATCCAGGACGTCCGCGAGCGCCCGCTCGAGCGCCGGTCGCAGGCCGACCAGCAGCACGCGCGCTTCGTCGATCCCACCAGCGACTTCCTCACCCTGCTGAACCTCTGGAACTACGTGGAGGAGAAGCAGGAGGAGCTCTCCTCGAGCGCCTTCCGGCGCCTGTGCAAGGCCGAGTACCTCAACTACCTGCGCGTGCGCGAGTGGCAGGACGTGTTCCGCCAGCTGCGCCAGCTCGCGCGCCCCCTCAAGCTCGAGCTGGGCGAGCCGAAGGTCGACCCCGACGGGATCCACCGGAGCCTCCTGGCCGGCCTGCTCTCGCACCTGGGCATCAAGGACACCACCTCGCAGCAGGCGCAGCGCGCGGCGAAGAGCCGCGAGCGCCAGAACGTGCAGTACATCGGCGCCCGCAACGCGAAGTTCTCGATCTTCCCCGGCAGCGCCCTGGCCAAGAAGCTCCCCGACGCGGTGATGAGCGCCGAGTTGGTCGAGACCAGCCGCCTCTTCGCCCGCTCGAACGCCGCGATCGATCCGGCCTGGGCCGAGGCGATCGCGGGCGACCTCGTCAAGCGGCAGTTCAGCGAGCCGCACTGGGAGAAGGCGCAGGGCGCGGCCGTCGCCTACGAGAAGGTCACGCTCTACGGCGTGCCGATCATCGCCCGCCGCCGCGTGCAGTTCTCGCGGATCGACGCCTCGTACGCCCGCGAGCTGTTCATCCGGCACGCCCTCGTCGAGGGCGAGTGGGAGTCGCGCCACGCCTTCGACCGCAAGAACCGGGCCCTGCGGGCCGAGCTCGAGCGGCTGGAGGAGCGCACGCGCCGCCGCGACCTGCTCGTCGACGACGAGGCCGTGTTCGACTTCTACGACCGCCGACTCCCCCGCGACATCACCTCGGTGCGCTCGTTCGACTCCTGGTGGCGGACGACCCAGCACGACGAGCCCGACCTGCTGACGATGACGCAGGAGACGCTCCTCCCCGAGGACGCGGAGCAGATCGACGAGACCGCGTTCCCCACGCAGTGGCGCCAGGCCGACCAGCGCTTCCGCCTCTCGTACCGGTTCGAGCCGGGGACGGAGGAGGACGGAGTGACGGTGCACGTGCCGCTCGCGCTCCTGCCCCGCGTGACGCCCCTCGGCTTCGACTGGCTGGTGCCGGGACTCCGGGCCGAGCTGGTCACCGCGATGATCAAGGCGCTGCCCAAGCACCTGCGCCGGAACGTGGTGCCCGCGAACGACTGGGCGCGCAAGCTCACCGCGTCCCTGCCGCACGACGTGCCGAACCCGCCGACGGAGTCGTTCGCGGCGACCCTGGCCGGAGCGATCCGCCGCGAGGCCGGCGTGGTGGTGCAGCCCGAGGACTTCGACCTCGAGCGCATCCCCTCGCACCTGCGGGTCACCTTCGCCGTCGCCGACGAGCGGGGGCGCACGGTCGCCGCCGGCAAGGAGCTCGCCCCGCTGGCCGAGCGCCTGCGCGGTCGGGTCCGCGACGAGGTCGCCCGCGTGGTCGAGGCCCGGGTCCCCGACGCGCTCGAGCGCCGGGGCCTGAAGACCTGGGACATGCCGGAGCTGCCCCGCGTCACCGACACCCGGCAGGGCGGGAACACCATCCGCGCCTACCCCGCCCTGATCGACGACGGCGACTCGGTCTCGATCCGCCTGCTCGCCACGGCCGAGGACCAGGCGCGCGAGCACCCGCGAGGCGTCCGCCGCCTCCTCCTGCTCGCGACGCCGAGCCCCGTCGCCTACGTGCAGCAGCACCTCACCTCGAACGAGAAGCTCGTGCTCGCGCAGAGCCCGTACCAGAACACGACCGCGCTCTTCACCGACTGCCTGCTCGCCTGCGTCGACGCGGTCCTCTGGCGGATGAAGCCCGACGGGATGCTCTTCCTCCGCGCCGAGTTCGACGCCGTGCGCGACCGGGTCTCGGCGAGCGTCATGGACGCGATGTTCGAGACCGTGAAGACGGTCACGACGATCCTCACCACCGCCCGGGGCGTCGAGAAGGCGCTCAAGGCCTCGACGAGCATGGCGCTCCTGCCCGCCCTCACGGATGCGCGGGAGCAGCTCTCCGGCCTGGTCTACCCGGGCTTCGTCTCGGCGACCGGAGTGGAGCGGCTGCGGCACCTCCCGCGCTACCTCGGCGGGATCACCGAGCGCTTCGGCAAGATCGCCGAGAACGTCGGGCGCGACCGCGTCTGGCTGAACGAGGTGCAGGCGGCCCAGGAGCTCTACCGGTCGGCAGGCGGCGTCGTGCCGCTGCCCGCGCACGCCCCGGAGCGGATCGCGCGCGCCCGCTGGATGATCGAGGAGCTGCGGGTGAGCTTCTTCGCGCAGTCGCTCGGCACCGCCGAGAGCGTGTCGCTGCAGCGGATCCGCAAGGTGCTGGCCGGCTGA
- a CDS encoding MFS transporter produces the protein MGSYTDLLKTPGVGRIILAQLTARFPFGMLSLAFLLHVERVHHSYAAAGLVLGSMSIGQAIAGPLTSRLMGRLGMRRVLTITLVVCAGAIIAMAVLPLEVWQFVVIGFIAGLSMPPVQPAVRTIYPKMVTSSQLTPLFSLDASAQEIIWVLGPVLATLVSIQVSTVAGILTAAAFLIGGGIWFIASPEVGRVRIPRSKRRLGVVLTKPPVLLATVVGFLLIGACSAVEAGVVAVFGEGGVESGVVLAVFAAGSLVGGLALGHIPISRWATARRMLIVTVGMGLAAVSTDFWWLCVTLFLAGIGIAPALAALFAITASSVRFSDTAEAYGWVGTGQLIGAALGSAIAGVQIDQAGPTAAIVVAAAFALVGFLVPLLGRRYHPDLRGRDASPLPDTEPVTLPS, from the coding sequence GTGGGCAGCTACACCGATCTCCTGAAGACCCCCGGGGTGGGGCGCATCATCCTCGCGCAGCTGACCGCGCGCTTCCCGTTCGGGATGCTCTCGCTGGCGTTCCTCCTGCACGTGGAGCGGGTGCACCACTCCTACGCCGCCGCCGGCCTGGTGCTCGGCTCGATGTCGATCGGGCAGGCCATCGCCGGGCCGCTGACCAGCCGCCTGATGGGGCGGCTCGGGATGCGCCGCGTGCTGACGATCACCCTCGTGGTCTGCGCGGGCGCGATCATCGCGATGGCCGTGCTCCCGCTCGAGGTGTGGCAGTTCGTCGTGATCGGGTTCATCGCCGGCCTGAGCATGCCGCCGGTGCAGCCGGCCGTGCGGACCATCTACCCCAAGATGGTCACCAGCTCGCAGCTGACCCCGCTCTTCTCGCTCGACGCCTCCGCTCAGGAGATCATCTGGGTGCTCGGCCCGGTGCTGGCGACGCTCGTGTCGATCCAGGTGTCGACGGTCGCGGGCATCCTGACGGCCGCCGCGTTCCTGATCGGCGGCGGGATCTGGTTCATCGCCTCGCCCGAGGTGGGCCGCGTCCGCATCCCGCGCTCGAAGCGCCGCCTCGGCGTGGTGCTCACGAAGCCCCCGGTGCTGCTGGCCACGGTCGTCGGCTTCCTCCTGATCGGCGCCTGCTCGGCGGTCGAGGCGGGCGTGGTCGCGGTGTTCGGCGAGGGCGGAGTCGAGTCGGGTGTCGTGCTCGCCGTGTTCGCGGCGGGCTCCCTGGTCGGCGGCCTCGCCCTCGGCCACATCCCGATCAGCCGGTGGGCGACCGCGCGGCGGATGCTGATCGTCACGGTCGGCATGGGCCTGGCGGCGGTCTCGACCGACTTCTGGTGGCTGTGCGTCACGCTGTTCCTCGCCGGCATCGGCATCGCCCCCGCTCTCGCGGCGCTGTTCGCGATCACCGCCTCGAGCGTGCGCTTCTCGGACACGGCGGAGGCCTACGGCTGGGTCGGCACCGGTCAGCTGATCGGCGCGGCGCTGGGCTCCGCGATCGCCGGCGTGCAGATCGACCAGGCCGGGCCGACCGCCGCCATCGTCGTCGCCGCGGCCTTCGCCCTGGTCGGCTTCCTGGTGCCCCTGCTCGGCCGCCGGTACCACCCGGATCTCCGCGGGCGCGACGCCAGCCCGCTTCCCGACACCGAGCCGGTCACGCTGCCCTCCTAG
- a CDS encoding aldo/keto reductase — MSVPLIPLNDGRAIPQLGLGVYKIGDEEAARTVAVALEAGYRHVDTATLYGNERGVGEGIRASGLPREQVFVTTKVWNDDHGFDETLAAFDRSLELLGTDYVDLYLVHWPIPSRDRYVDTYRALERLQSEGRARSIGVSNFAEEHVQRLLDETGVVPAINQVELHPRLPQEELRAFDAAHGIVTEAWSPLARGRLLDEPALARVAAKHGVSPAQAVLRWHVQLGVVVIPKSVTPERIRENLDVFGFALDDEDLAAIAGLATGERTGRDPRFD; from the coding sequence ATGAGCGTCCCCCTGATCCCCCTCAACGACGGCCGCGCGATCCCCCAGCTCGGGCTCGGCGTCTACAAGATCGGCGACGAGGAGGCGGCCCGCACGGTCGCCGTCGCCCTGGAGGCCGGCTACCGGCACGTCGACACCGCCACCCTCTACGGCAACGAGCGCGGAGTCGGCGAGGGGATCCGCGCGAGCGGCCTCCCCCGCGAGCAGGTCTTCGTGACGACCAAGGTGTGGAACGACGACCACGGCTTCGACGAGACGCTCGCCGCCTTCGACCGGAGCCTCGAGCTGCTCGGCACCGACTACGTCGACCTCTACCTCGTGCACTGGCCGATCCCCTCGCGCGACCGCTACGTCGACACCTACCGTGCCCTCGAGCGCCTGCAGAGCGAGGGGCGGGCCCGCTCGATCGGCGTCTCGAACTTCGCCGAGGAGCACGTGCAGCGCCTGCTCGACGAGACGGGAGTGGTGCCCGCGATCAACCAGGTCGAGCTGCACCCGCGGCTGCCCCAGGAGGAGCTGCGCGCCTTCGACGCCGCCCACGGGATCGTCACCGAGGCGTGGTCGCCGCTGGCCCGCGGGCGCCTCCTCGACGAGCCGGCCCTGGCCCGCGTCGCCGCGAAGCACGGCGTCTCGCCGGCGCAGGCGGTGCTGCGCTGGCATGTGCAGCTCGGCGTCGTCGTGATCCCGAAGTCGGTGACGCCGGAGCGGATCCGCGAGAACCTGGACGTCTTCGGCTTCGCCCTGGACGACGAGGACCTCGCCGCGATCGCCGGGCTCGCGACCGGCGAGCGCACCGGCCGCGACCCGCGCTTCGACTGA
- a CDS encoding alpha/beta fold hydrolase — MTAGRVLLLHGLGGSGRTWWRLSRELTAAGWSVSAPDLRGHGDGPRGGSARHDAYADDALARGPFDLVVGHSLGGAVAVRAASRESGWAGRLALLDPVLRLAPEQRAAVRAGELAGLAVSAEELAVAQPLWDERDRAEKLAAVRDADPSAVAATIDDNDPWDLLADLPGLRPPALVLAGDPQVGTLLPPSLAALVLRANPRIRYAVVAGAGHSPHRDRPEETLAMLREWAESPATA, encoded by the coding sequence ATGACGGCGGGCAGGGTCCTGCTCCTGCACGGCCTGGGCGGCTCGGGCCGCACCTGGTGGCGGCTGAGCCGCGAGCTGACCGCGGCGGGCTGGAGCGTCTCCGCTCCCGACCTGCGCGGACACGGCGACGGGCCGCGCGGCGGCTCCGCCCGCCACGACGCCTACGCCGACGACGCCCTCGCGCGGGGACCGTTCGACCTCGTCGTCGGGCACTCGCTCGGCGGAGCGGTCGCGGTGCGCGCCGCCTCCCGCGAGTCCGGCTGGGCGGGGCGCCTGGCGCTGCTGGACCCGGTGCTCCGGCTCGCCCCGGAGCAGCGGGCCGCCGTCCGCGCGGGCGAGCTCGCCGGTCTCGCGGTCTCGGCCGAGGAGCTCGCTGTCGCGCAGCCGCTCTGGGACGAGCGGGACCGGGCCGAGAAGCTCGCCGCGGTGCGGGACGCCGACCCGTCCGCGGTGGCGGCGACGATCGACGACAACGATCCGTGGGACCTGCTGGCGGACCTGCCGGGCCTCCGCCCGCCGGCCCTCGTGCTGGCCGGCGATCCGCAGGTCGGGACGCTGCTCCCTCCCTCCCTCGCCGCCCTGGTGCTGCGCGCGAATCCGCGCATCCGGTACGCGGTCGTGGCCGGCGCAGGTCACAGCCCCCACCGCGACCGTCCGGAGGAGACGCTCGCGATGCTCCGTGAGTGGGCCGAGAGCCCGGCGACTGCCTGA
- a CDS encoding M28 family peptidase, whose product MARTTTNTPSGRRRRSLIGSSAMIGAGALVAGFAFAPTASAVEPVDFADTVTVDGIMTHLEALQAIADANGGTRAIGTPGYELSGAYVEKVLADAGYTTQRQDFTTATQTIDAFTLTTGTGAVGTPMEFTPSTPEGGVTGELIAPVDPLGCTTDAWTGLDATGKVALVSRGSCSFLEKSVAAGAAGAAAIIIYDNAPSDALNGTFGGQDEAAVPGVGVTQAEGQALLASLPASVSVLIDQTTTEVETFNIVTETPGGDHDNVVMLGAHLDSVPAGPGINDNGSGSATLLETAVQLAAAGDTTNAVRFAWWGAEEVGLVGSYTYVDSLTEEDASKIATYMNFDMVASPNYVISVYDADQSTYEAPVDVPAGSIATEKAFTDYFDSIDQPWIDTAFDGRSDYDGFISVGIPSSGVFTGADDVKTEEEVALFGGTAGITHDPNYHSAADDIDNINQEALGITSKAIAFVTASFAADTSAIDAEKDPTTPTPTPEPTVAPTAEPTVAPTAQPTVAPTTAPTTAPTAAPTPSSTPTAVAPHPGGRPPLASTGADVGLPLGLGGLLIAGGVGGFLLAALRRRSAERG is encoded by the coding sequence GTGGCGCGAACCACCACGAACACCCCGAGCGGCCGCCGACGCCGCTCGCTGATCGGCTCGAGCGCGATGATCGGAGCGGGCGCCCTCGTCGCCGGCTTCGCCTTCGCGCCGACGGCGAGCGCCGTCGAGCCGGTCGACTTCGCCGACACCGTCACCGTCGACGGCATCATGACCCACTTGGAGGCGCTCCAGGCGATCGCGGACGCCAACGGCGGCACCCGCGCGATCGGCACCCCGGGCTACGAGCTGAGCGGCGCGTACGTCGAGAAGGTCCTCGCGGACGCCGGCTACACGACGCAGCGCCAGGACTTCACCACCGCGACGCAGACGATCGACGCGTTCACGCTGACCACCGGCACCGGCGCCGTCGGCACCCCGATGGAGTTCACTCCGTCGACGCCCGAGGGCGGCGTGACCGGCGAGCTCATCGCCCCCGTCGATCCGCTCGGCTGCACCACGGACGCCTGGACCGGTCTCGACGCCACCGGGAAGGTCGCGCTCGTCAGCCGCGGCTCCTGCAGCTTCCTCGAGAAGTCGGTCGCCGCCGGTGCCGCCGGCGCCGCCGCGATCATCATCTACGACAACGCGCCGAGCGACGCCCTCAACGGGACGTTCGGCGGACAGGACGAGGCCGCCGTCCCCGGCGTCGGCGTCACGCAGGCCGAGGGTCAGGCGCTGCTGGCGTCGCTCCCCGCGAGCGTCTCGGTCCTCATCGACCAGACGACGACCGAGGTGGAGACCTTCAACATCGTCACGGAGACCCCGGGCGGCGACCACGACAACGTGGTCATGCTCGGCGCGCACCTCGACAGCGTGCCCGCCGGCCCCGGCATCAACGACAACGGCTCCGGATCCGCGACGCTGCTCGAGACGGCCGTGCAGCTGGCCGCCGCGGGCGACACGACCAACGCGGTCCGCTTCGCCTGGTGGGGCGCCGAGGAGGTGGGCCTGGTCGGCTCCTACACCTACGTCGACTCTTTGACGGAGGAGGACGCCTCGAAGATCGCGACCTACATGAACTTCGACATGGTCGCCTCGCCGAACTACGTGATCTCCGTCTACGACGCGGACCAGTCCACCTACGAGGCCCCCGTGGACGTGCCCGCCGGCTCGATCGCGACCGAGAAGGCGTTCACCGACTACTTCGACTCGATCGACCAGCCCTGGATCGACACCGCGTTCGACGGACGCAGCGACTACGACGGCTTCATCTCGGTCGGCATCCCGTCCTCGGGCGTCTTCACCGGCGCCGACGACGTCAAGACGGAGGAGGAGGTCGCGCTGTTCGGCGGCACCGCCGGCATCACGCACGACCCGAACTACCACTCCGCCGCCGATGACATCGACAACATCAACCAGGAGGCGCTCGGCATCACGTCGAAGGCCATCGCCTTCGTGACCGCCTCGTTCGCCGCGGACACCTCCGCGATCGACGCCGAGAAGGACCCGACCACGCCGACCCCGACGCCGGAGCCCACCGTGGCCCCGACCGCCGAGCCGACCGTCGCTCCGACCGCGCAGCCGACCGTCGCCCCGACGACCGCGCCCACCACCGCGCCGACGGCCGCTCCCACCCCGAGCAGCACGCCGACCGCCGTGGCGCCGCACCCCGGCGGCCGCCCGCCCCTGGCCTCGACGGGCGCCGACGTCGGCCTGCCGCTGGGCCTCGGCGGACTGCTGATCGCCGGCGGCGTCGGCGGGTTTCTGCTCGCCGCGCTGCGCCGCCGGAGCGCCGAGCGCGGCTAG